Within Kineothrix sp. MB12-C1, the genomic segment CACTCGGACTTTCCGGAGGGCAGCAGCAGAGACTTTGCATCGCAAGGGCACTTGCGGTGGAGCCGGAAGTGCTTCTGATGGATGAACCGACTTCCGCTTTAGACCCTATTTCCACCTTGAAAGTGGAAGAGCTTATGGTAGAGCTTAAAGAGAAATATACGGTGGTAGTAGTGACGCACAATATGCAGCAGGCAGCGAGAGTGTCGGATTATACCGCATTCTTTCTTGTGGGAAAGGTTGTGGAATTCGATACTACGGATAATATTTTCTCACGTCCGGCCGATAAAAGGACAGAAGATTATATTACAGGAAGATTTGGGTGAGATGCGGAAAGCGGTATAAATGGTATAATGGTCAAAAGGTTTGGAAAGAGAGGAAGTTTGTATGTCGCCTAGGACAATATTTGAACATGAATTAAAGAAATTAAAGGATGATGTGGCTGCCATGGGACTTCGGGTGGAGGAAACCTATGAGGAACTGTTTCTCGCCCTGGAGAACAGAAATAAGGAAGAAATCGTCGAAATTCTGGAAAGCGACCGAATCGTCAATGAGATGCAGAGGAATATTGAATCGAGATGCTTGTCCCTTATAGCGAAGCAGCAGCCGGTGGCACGTGACCTTCGAATGATTACGGCGAGCCTTAAAGTAGTAACGGATATTGAGAGAGTAGGGGATCATGTATCGGATATGGCGGAATTAATGCTGCGCCTTGATTTAAGTCCTCTTTCCTCCTATTCGAATCATTTGGAACCGATGATGAGGGCAGCGAAAGAGATGCTTCGCTCGGCAGTAAATGTATTCGTGGAGAGAAATGAAGAAGCGGCCAAGTCGGTAATTGAAAGTGATGATGTGGTGGATGAGCTTTTCAATAAGGTGAAGCAAGATTTAATTGAGTACTTGAAGAAAGAGACAAAGAATGCAGATGAATGTATCGATGTGCTTATGATGGCTAAGTATTTGGAGAAAATCGGAGACCATGCAGTGAATATCGCGGAATGGGAGCTGTTCCAGGAGACCGGGGAGATTGGAGATATAAGACTCTTATAATGTCAAAATCGATTGTAAAAGAAAAATTTACATAGATTTTACTCGAAATTCTTTTCTATTTTACATGGGTATTGTAAAATACAGATATGTAAAAACTAAAGAATAGGAAATTAGAGGGTGGACTATGGATTTTTTTGGAATATTGACAATGATAGGAGGGCTTGCTCTTTTTCTGTATGGAATGCAGGTTATGGGAGAAGGGCTGTCGAAGGTTTCAGGAGGAAAGCTGGAGCAGTTATTGGAGAAATTAACTTCCAGCAAGCTAAAGGCAGTTTTACTTGGAATGGGTGTTACTGTGGTGATTCAGTCTTCATCAGCAACTACCGTTATGGTGGTGGGCTTTGTTAACTCGGGTATTATGAAGCTCTCTCAGGCTATCGGAATCATCATGGGTGCTAATATCGGAACGACAGTTACGTCATGGATTCTCAGCTTGTCAGGGATAGAAAGCAGCAGCTTTTTCATACAATTGCTGAAGCCAACTTCATTTTCACCGGTGCTTGCGATTGTGGGTGTGACATTTTTAATGTTTTCCAAAAGGGATATGCTTAAGGATGTGGCGGCCATTTTAATAGGCTTTGCCGTGCTGATGTTCGGGATGGATACTATGTCGGCGGCGGTGAAGCCGCTCGCTGACGTTCCGGAATTCACCGGTATTTTAACTGCGTTTTCCAATCCTCTGCTGGGGCTTGTTGCAGGCTTAATACTGACAGCCGTGATTCAAAGCTCTTCGGCATCGGTCGGTATCCTGCAGGCACTTTGCATGACGGGCTCCGTTACGTATGGGGCGGTAATACCCATCATTATGGGACAGAATATAGGAACCTGTGTAACAGCCATGTTATCGGGAATCGGAGCGAGTAAGAACGCGAGACGGGCGGCTCTTGTCCACCTTTATTTTAATATTATAGGTACCATTATTTTTATGATACTATTTTATACAATACATGTATTCGTGCCGTTTTTATTTATGGATGATTCTGCAACAGCGGCAGGAGTTGCGGTTGTCCACACCATATTTAATATGTTTGCAACGATAATCCTTCTTCCGTTTTCCAAGGGACTCGAGAAGCTGGCTTATCTTACCATTAGGGATGATGAAAATGAACAGGCAGGACAGCCGCTGCAAAAGGAAGCTATTCAGATTCTCGATTCAAGATTTCTTAATACCCCCGGTTTTGCTCTGGAACAATGCAGAACTGCAGCTATCGATATGGCATCTTATGCGAAGGAAGCGCTGTTTCTATCTATGGGCTTAATCAAGGAATATGATAAAAAAGCAGCGAAGCGAGTAATGGAACTGGAAAATAGAGTGGACAGGTATGAGGATGAGTTGGGTTCCTATCTTGTTAAACTAAGCAGTAAAAAGCTGTCTGAAAAAGATAGCTATACAGTCTCCTTCTTATTGCATAATATCGGTGATTTTGAGCGTATTTCGGATCATGCGGTGAATATAAAGGAAGCTGCCGAGGAGATGAAAGACAAGAGCTTGAGCTTTTCGAACAAGGCTTCCGAAGAATTGGAAGTGTTTGCAGAAGCAGTGAAGGATATCGTGAACACCTCCTTCCTCGTATTCCAGGAAGAGGATATGAATCTGGTAAAGATGATCGAACCCCTTGAGGAAGTGATCGATTATCTGAATGCGGAATTGAAGAAGCGTCATATCAAGCGCCTCAGAAAAGGAAAGTGTACGATAGAAATGGGATTTATTCTGTCTGATATAATCACCAGTTATGAACGAGTTTCAGACCACTGCTCGAATATAGGGTTAAGCTTGTTAGAAATCAGCGAAGACGGCTTTGAAGCGCATAGATATATAGATGAGATAAGGGAAAAGAATGATCCGGAATTTAAAGATAATATAAAGCGTTTTCAAAAGAGATATGAATTGCCGTAGAATATAGAGACGGGAGAAGGGTATTACATTAAAAGAGGTAGAGCAGGTGGATAAGATGGCACTTATTTATGTGGTGGAGGATGACAAAAATATAAGGGAAATCGAAGTGTTCGCACTGAAAAATGCAGGATATGAAATCAAAGATTTCGAGTATGCAAGAGATTTCTACGAAGAAATGGAATGTAAGAAGCCGGATATTGTCCTTCTGGACATTATGCTTCCGGATGAAGATGGCTTGGAAATCGTTAGAAAGCTGCGCTCTAACAAAGAGACGAAGGATATTTCTATTATTCTTGTGACAGCTAAGACCTCGGAAATCGATAAGGTAAGAGGGTTGGATATAGGTGCGGACGATTATATGGTGAAGCCTTTTGGTGTGATGGAGCTGATTTCCAGAGTAAAGGCACTTCTTAGAAGAAGTAATAAAAATGAGGAAAAAGTTCTGCGTATAGGAGCCGTCTGTCTGGACGAAGAAAGACATATGGTAACCGTAGATGACGTTCCTTGTGAATTGACCTATAAGGAGTACGAACTTCTTAAGCTGCTGATGAGTAATGCAGGAATTGTTACCCCCAGAGATATGATACTCGATAAGATATGGGGGACGGATTTCGAAGGAGAATCCAGAACGCTGGATATGCATATTAAGACATTGCGCCAGAAGTTAAGAGATAGCAGCAGCATGATAAAGACAGTACGGAATGTGGGATATATATTTGCCAATTAAGTATAATATTTAACGATATTATACTGCACCGAGCAAAGCGAGTGTGCAAAAAACATACTGTGTCCGCTTGCGGACAAAGTATAATATTTAACGATATTATACTGCGCCGAGCAAAGCGAGTGTGCAAAAAGCATACCGCGGCTGCTTGCGGCTAAGGTATACCTGAGTCAGGCCTGTACAGGCAATAGGAAAGATATGGTTCAATATGAAAAAGAAGATAAAGTTTCAGTTGCTGCTGCTCGCCTTAATTGGAATTTTCACTACGATGTTTCTCGTGCTCGGTATCTGCTATGATTTATTTCGCAAACAGGTTATCGAAGATTTGAAGACATATGCACATTTGCTGGAGGACACAAATGCCTTGTCCGACCTGATGGAGAGAAGGTATGATTCGAAAAAGGATAAAGTACGAATCACAGTGGTGGATGAGAGCGGTGATGTCTTGTATGAAAGTGATGCCGATGCGGATAAAATGGGTAACCATGGGGATCGGCCTGAGATTATACAGACTTTTGCCACCGGAGAAGGTTATGCGGTGAGGAAATCTTCCACCATGGGAAAAAATACGTTCTATTATGCCATCCGGATCGAGGAAGGGAATGTAATACGCGTGGCAAAGGATGCGGACAGCATATGGAGTATCTTCGCGGGGGCGTTGCCGGCGATAGGAGGAGTTACTGCGTTTATTATTCTTCTTTGTACGGTAGTGGCTCATGTGTTGACGAAGGCTCTCATTGCGCCGATAGAAAAGGTTGCCAATAACGCAGACCGTCTGGAGGAATTAGAGATATATGAAGAATTGGCTCCTTTTGTGGCAACGATAAATGAACAGCATGAAAATATCTTGAAAAATGCCGGAATGCGGCAGGAATTTACAGCCAATGTATCCCATGAATTAAAGACGCCTCTTACTTCTATCTCCGGTTATTCAGAGCTGATAGAGAGCGGCATGGCATCGGATAAGGATGTTGTGAGGTTCGCCAGGGAGATTCACCGTAATTCCGACAGGCTTCTGATCTTAATTAACGATGTTATACGCTTGTCCGAATTGGATGTGGTGGATATGGAGGAGCATTTTGAGTGGCTGAATCTGTCGGAAATTGCAGAAACATGTGTCGATATGTTACAAATTAACGCAGAGAACCATGGAGTGGCTTTGACCTTCCGAGGGGAAACCTGCATGGTGCGCTCCGAGAAGCAGATGTTGGAGGAACTGGTCTATAATCTATGCGACAACGCAATTCGTTACAATAATAAAGGCGGCCTAGTGGCAGTTCTTGTGAAAAAGGCAGAGGATAAAACTGTGCTTATTGTGGAAGATACAGGAATCGGAATCCCCAAGGCACATCAGGAAAGAATCTTTGAACGATTCTACCGGGTGGATAAGAGCAGATCTAAGTCTACCGGGGGCACAGGTCTGGGACTCGCCATTGTAAAACATATTGTCGCTAAAAACGAGGCAAAGATTGAACTGGAGAGTGAGGAAGGAAAAGGAACTAAGATATCAGTATTTTTTTCCTGAGAAATTATCTCTTTGCTCATATCCGATCGCTATTTATCCGATCGCTATTTATCCGATATTCTATCCTTTAGAAGGAAAAGTGCCAGTACATTTGGAAAAATCATAAGGGCATTAATCAAATCGGTACATTCCCACACTACATTAAGCGGGATGACTGCGCCGATATAAATCATAACAATATAGATAATCTTATAGAATGAAATGCTTTTCATTCCCCATAGATATTCCGTAGCTTTTTCACCGAAGTAGGACCAACCGATTAAGGTCGTAACGGCGAAAGCGGCAAGGGATAGGGAAAGAAAGGCATTTCCGCCCATTGGGAGATAAGAAAATGCAGCATCTGCAAGCCCTGCCTCATTAACACCTGCCAGGGAATGCGGATATTTTATCATATTGGCAACAATAACGAGCCCGGTCAGAAGACACATAACGACGGTGTCCCAGAAAACAGCAGTCATGGATACATATGCCTGTCTGGAAGGATCTGTTAGTGAGGAGGAAGAGGCAGCGATAGCAGAGGTGCCGATACCAGCCTCATTGGTGAACAGACCTCGTGCGATTCCATACCTGGCCGCTTGTTTGAGCGAGTATCCGGCGATACCGCCCATCATGGCATTTGGTTTGAACGCATAGGTGATAATAAGTGTCAGAGCATCTCCCAAAGCATCGCGATTAAGAAAGAGCAGGATAAAACAACTTCCGATATAGAGAAGCCCTAAGGTAGGGACGAGTTTTATACAAAGGTTCCCGATGGATTTGATTCCGCCGATAATGACAAAGCCGACAACGATCGCTGCTGTGATACCGGTAATATGAGGAGAAACTCCAAAGGTAGAGGAAAGGGTCTGAGTCAGGGAATTAGCTTGGGTAGTACAGCCAATGCCGAAAGCGGCGCATATAGTACATAGAGCATAGAATTTGGCCAGAAATTTATTGTTAAGGCCATTTTTTAATATGTACATCGGACCGCCCACATAAGCCTGGAGTACATTTTTTTCGCGGAAAAGCATGCTCAGATAACATTCGGCATACGAAGTCGCCATGCCGAGAAGGCCGGTCAGCCAGCACCAGAAAACGGCGCCGGGACCGCCCAGAGCAACGGCGGTGGAAACTCCTATAATATTGCCGGTGCCGAGAGTGGCTGCCAGTGTTGTGGCGAGGGCCCCGAAGGCAGAGAGATTATGGGTAGATTTTTCTTCATGGGTATCCACGGAAGATATGGAAAACTTCAAAGCTTTTATGATATGACGCTGAGGAAAACGAAGCTTTATTGTAAAGAATAAATGTGTTCCCATAAGGAGGAAAAGGAGAGGAAAGCTCCATAGGAAAGTGTTGATAGTCGATATTATTTTCAAGAGAGGGTACCTGGTTCATATACTTAATTCTAATATATAAGTGTATCTTGTAATATATGTTGCCTTTTGTTATTATGTAAAGATAATGATATCATCAATTGATGGTAAAATAGGCGTAAGCATAGAAAGCGGGCGAGAAGCCTTGAGGGACAATGTAATGAATATTATAAGTGGGCAGAATGTTATAGCGATTATCCGTAAGACATTGAGCATTCTGAATCCCAATATTATGAAGCATAGCGAAATTGTGGGATATATTTTCTATAAGATGTTGGAATATGAACAGGAATATTCCGAACAAGAAATGCTTGAATATACTTGGATTGCCATATTACATGATATCGGATTATATCGGGTGGATGGCTTGGATAATGTAGCGGATTTTGAAGTAAATAATACCGAGTCTCATTCTATTTATGGATTTTTATTTTTAAAATATCTATCTCCACTTGCAGAAAAGGCAGAAATCGTGCTATACCATCATTTAGACTATGAGCGGTATGGATTGGTCAAGAATAAATATGAACGTATCACGGAGTGTCTGGCATTTGCAGACAAAATGGATACTTTTATGCGCCGGGATAAGATACAGATGGAGGCTGATTATTTTACGAGATATGTGGATATTAAATTTTCAGCGAGAGCCAGAAATTTATTTTTGGAGGCAGAGAAGAAGTTTGGGATTACCGCCAAGCTCGTAAGCGGCGAATATAGGGAAGAATTAAATGAACTGTTCTCACACATTGAAATGTCGGAAATGGATAAGAAGAGTTTTCTTGGAATGCTCGTATACACCATCGATTTCAGAAGTGAATATACAGTAATTCATACGATGGCTACCGTGAATTTCGCCCAGCAGTTGGGAGTGTTGATGAATCTTGGTGCAGCAGAATTAAGACAGTTGTACTATGGGGCACTGTTGCATGACTTGGGCAAGATTGCTATTCCGATCAATATTCTGGAGTCTCCCGGAAAGCTTTCAGCAGAGGAGATGCGCATAATGAAGGCTCATGTGCGGATTACAGAGATGATTTTGTCGGGGCTGGTAGCACCGGAAGTGATTGATATTGCAGCAAGGCATCATGAGAAACTGGATGGATCGGGATACCATAACGGATTAAGCGATAAAGATTTGACGCTTCCCCAGAAGATTGTGGCAGTAGCTGATATGTTAAGTGCCTTATACGGACAAAGAAGCTATAAAAAGTCATTTGAAAGCAATATCATTAAGACGATATTGAGCGAAGAGGCTGCCGATTATAAAATAAGTAAGCCGGTAGTGGATTGTTTGCTTGAAAATTATGATAATATCATTCGAGGATTTGAGGATGAGCAGGAAGGTCATACGATAGGTCTATATCTGACGATTAAAGAACAGTACGAAGAAATATGGAAGAAATTCGAAGGAATTATGAGATAACATCAGGAGGAAGTTATGCAGATTATCGTTGTAGGATGTGGGAATGTAGGAACCACATTGGCGGAGCAGCTTAGCAGGGAAGGACACGATATCACGGTAATTGATGTGAAAAGTGAAGCCGTAAGCAATGTCTATAATAATTTTGATATTATGGGGATGGTAGGAAATGGCGCCAGCCATTCCATACAAAAAGAGGCCGGAATTGAAGAGGCGGATCTGTTAATTGCCGTCACGGGGTCGGATGAACTCAATTTATTATGTTGTCTGATCGCAAAGAAAGCAGGTGACTGTCATACGATAGCAAGAGTGCGCAATCCGGTATATAGCAGGGAAATAGGCTTTATTAAGGAAGAACTCGGTTTATCCATGGTTATTAATCCTGAAGATGCAGCAGCCATGGAAATGGTGCGGGTTCTTAAGTTCCCTTCTGCTATCAAGATTGACACTTTCTCTAAGGGAAAAGTGGAAATGGTAAAATATAAAATAGAGGATGGCTCAGATTTATGCAATCACTCTTTGAAGAGTATATCGGAAAAGATGAAATGCAATGTCCTTATATGTGTGGTGGAGCGGGGAGATGAGGTATTCATCCCTGATGGTAATTTTATTCTGCGCGCAAAAGATGAGATTTCGGTCGTGGGCTCTACCAAGAATACAATGTTATTTTTTAAAAAGCTGGGAGTGCCTACAACAAGAGCAAAAGATGTTTTTATTGTGGGAGGGGGAGAGACCTCTTATTATTTGATGAGCCAGCTTATCGCTATGGGAATCGATGTAAAAATTGTGGAAAAAGACAAACAGAGGTGCGCTATGCTGAGCGAGTTATTCCCTCAGGCAATGATTATATGGGGAGATGGTACAGATCGCGACCTTTTGTTAGAGGAGGGGATGCCTCAGGCAGGGGCATTTGTAGCTCTTACTAATTTCGATGAAGAGAATATTATGCTTTCGCTATTTGCAAGAAGTGTATCAAAAGCGAAGTTAATTACGCGAGTGCATAGGATTAAATACGATGAAATTATAGAAGAATTAAACCTTGGAACAGTAATTTATCCCAAATATATTACATCGGAGATGATTATTCAATATGTAAGGGGAATGCAGAATTCTATCGGAAGTAATGTTGAGACTTTATACAGATTAGATAATAATCAGGTGGAGGTGCTGGAATTCAAGGTGAGAGAAATATCTCCGGTGGTGGGAACAACATTGCATGACTTGAAGCTGAAACCCAATATACTGTTATGCTGTATTAATCATATGGGAAATATTATAACACCCAGCGGGCAGACTCGTATTATGGTAGGCGACACAGTAATACTCGCTACAACAATAACGGGACTCCAGGATATTAAAGATATATTAGCAATGCATTAGTAATGCATTAAGAAAGGCAAAATGATTCAAATGAATTATTCAATGATACGTTATATACTATGCAGAGTGCTTGAGTTTGAAGCACTGTTTATGTCATTGCCTTGTTTGGTGGGCATCATTTATCGTGAAAAAAGCACTATTTTTTTTGCGCCTATCATGGCAGTGTGCTTTGTTATCAGCTTGATAGGAAGACACTTCAAACCGAAGAATAAGGTTTTTTATGCAAAAGAAGGATTTGTAAGTGTATCTCTTAGTTGGATCATATTAAGTTTAGTAGGAGCTCTCCCTTTTTATTTAAGTGGGGAGATTCCTTCGTATACGGATGCTTTATTTGAAACGGTATCAGGATTTACAACAACGGGTGCAACTATTCTAACAGATGTGGAAGCATTATCGAGGAGTATGCAGTTCTGGCGATGCTTTACCCATTGGATAGGAGGGATGGGAGTTCTCGTATTGATTTTAGCGGTTTTACCCTTATCGGGTAGCTATAATATGCATCTTATGCGAGCGGAAAGTCCGGGCCCCAGCGTCGGGAAGCTGGTGCCGCGCGTGAAGACAACGGCGATGATACTTTATGGTATTTATATTGCTATTACAGTGCTGGGAACCATAGCGTTGCTGATAGCCGGACTTCCTCTTTACGATGCACTCACATTGACCTTTTCGGCAGTGGGGACAGGAGGGTTTGGCCTTTTGAATTCCAGTCTGGGGAGTTATTCGTTTGCGGTACGGAATATTCTTACTGCATTAATGTTTATGTGCGGAATTAACTTTCAGATTTTTTATCTGTTGCTTATCAGGAAACCGAAGGAAGCGCTTGCGAGCGAGGAGCTTCGTTATTATGTCGGTATTGTAATAATTGCCACCTTATTGATCATGTATGACACGAGGGGATTCTTCGAAAGTATTTCCCAGAGTTTTCATCATTCGCTGCTTCAAGTTACCTCAATCATAACTACGACAGGTTTTGCATCGGTGAACTATGATGCATGGCCGGAGTTTTCCAAGACAATTTTAATTATGTTATCTCTGCTCGGAGCTTGTGCGGGCAGTACGAGCGGAGGCTTTAAAGTTTCCCGCCTCATTATTATGTTCCGGTCGATTAAAAATGAAATTTCTTACGTGATACATCCGAGAGGTATCAGAAAGGTACATATGGACGGACACGTATTGGAAAACAGTGTAACGAAGTCGGTACAGGTGTATGCAATGCTCTATGTTCTAATTTTCATAGGATCAATACTGCTGATTTCCCTGAATGAATTTGATTTCATGACGAATGTAACAGCTGTAGCAGCTTGCTTCAATAACGTGGGTGCAGGATTTAGCAAAGTAGGGCCTTCGGGAAGTTTTTCAGTTCTTTCAGCGCTTTCCAAATATGTGCTGATATTTGATATGCTTGTAGGAAGATTGGAACTGCTTCCAATTATTGTATTACTGTCTCCGAGAACATGGAAGAAGTAGGAATGTATATGAACTGTATGATAGAGAATGATATTACCGCATAATGGGATGATAGGTGCAAGTGGAAGGAAAGTACAAAAGATGATGGTGAAAGAAGATATACGCATAAAGAAAGTGATTTTACATATTTTAGATTCTACGATAGGCATGCCGGTCTTATCGGATGAGGAGATAGAATTCGGGTCCGAATTTGCGGACTTTTTGAAGGAGCATATCGCGAAGATCTCTTCGGGAGATGATAGTAAGAAGTCTCAGTTTTATAAAGCCGAGTCGGAAGTCTATAAGATGCTCCAGCAGTATTCGGATGATTTCTTTGTGGATATAAGCAAGGATGCGGCAGAGCTTTTGTATAGTATTATGAATAGCAATATTGATATTCCTCCTGCTGATTTGCTCGTGGTAAGATTCCGGTACGGGGAAGGGGAATATTTGAGCTTTCTTAAGATGAATTATAAATCTCTATATACGCACCGGACATTAGCATCCGGGGAAGGCGGAAATACGAATGAGATTATCAGGCATAAATCGATATTGCCTTCGGAGTCTCAAAGATTGAGCGAGGCGGCGATTATCGGATTGACTGATCTTTCAGTACAGGTCATAGAGAAGAAATATGATGTGAACGGTGAGAAGACGAATTATTTCTCTTATTTGTTCTTAAAGTGCAGCAGCCATATGTCGGATAAGTCCAAGTTATCCATTGTGACGAAAGCGGTGGAAGCGGTGCAGAAGGATGCCTATGATGAACTGTCCCAATATGAAGTACATATGAAGGCGAAGAGCATTATACAGGAGGAACTTCAAGAAAAAGGCGGATTCGTGGTAGAGGAGATCGCAGATAAAATATTTGAAGAAAAACCGGAATTAAAAGTTGCATTTCAGGACAAAATGGAAAAATATGATTTGGTGAAAGAGGAGATATTGCCGCAGAGTGAATCGACTACAAGAAAATACCAAAAACAGCACCTGTATACGGATACGGGAATCGAAATAAAGATTCCGATGGATCAATACAAAAATCCCGGCAGTGTGGAATTTATTACGAATCCGGATGGAACAGTATCGGTGCTTATTAAAAATA encodes:
- a CDS encoding sensor histidine kinase; the protein is MKKKIKFQLLLLALIGIFTTMFLVLGICYDLFRKQVIEDLKTYAHLLEDTNALSDLMERRYDSKKDKVRITVVDESGDVLYESDADADKMGNHGDRPEIIQTFATGEGYAVRKSSTMGKNTFYYAIRIEEGNVIRVAKDADSIWSIFAGALPAIGGVTAFIILLCTVVAHVLTKALIAPIEKVANNADRLEELEIYEELAPFVATINEQHENILKNAGMRQEFTANVSHELKTPLTSISGYSELIESGMASDKDVVRFAREIHRNSDRLLILINDVIRLSELDVVDMEEHFEWLNLSEIAETCVDMLQINAENHGVALTFRGETCMVRSEKQMLEELVYNLCDNAIRYNNKGGLVAVLVKKAEDKTVLIVEDTGIGIPKAHQERIFERFYRVDKSRSKSTGGTGLGLAIVKHIVAKNEAKIELESEEGKGTKISVFFS
- a CDS encoding response regulator transcription factor; translation: MALIYVVEDDKNIREIEVFALKNAGYEIKDFEYARDFYEEMECKKPDIVLLDIMLPDEDGLEIVRKLRSNKETKDISIILVTAKTSEIDKVRGLDIGADDYMVKPFGVMELISRVKALLRRSNKNEEKVLRIGAVCLDEERHMVTVDDVPCELTYKEYELLKLLMSNAGIVTPRDMILDKIWGTDFEGESRTLDMHIKTLRQKLRDSSSMIKTVRNVGYIFAN
- a CDS encoding alanine/glycine:cation symporter family protein, with translation MGTHLFFTIKLRFPQRHIIKALKFSISSVDTHEEKSTHNLSAFGALATTLAATLGTGNIIGVSTAVALGGPGAVFWCWLTGLLGMATSYAECYLSMLFREKNVLQAYVGGPMYILKNGLNNKFLAKFYALCTICAAFGIGCTTQANSLTQTLSSTFGVSPHITGITAAIVVGFVIIGGIKSIGNLCIKLVPTLGLLYIGSCFILLFLNRDALGDALTLIITYAFKPNAMMGGIAGYSLKQAARYGIARGLFTNEAGIGTSAIAASSSSLTDPSRQAYVSMTAVFWDTVVMCLLTGLVIVANMIKYPHSLAGVNEAGLADAAFSYLPMGGNAFLSLSLAAFAVTTLIGWSYFGEKATEYLWGMKSISFYKIIYIVMIYIGAVIPLNVVWECTDLINALMIFPNVLALFLLKDRISDK
- a CDS encoding Na/Pi cotransporter family protein, which encodes MDFFGILTMIGGLALFLYGMQVMGEGLSKVSGGKLEQLLEKLTSSKLKAVLLGMGVTVVIQSSSATTVMVVGFVNSGIMKLSQAIGIIMGANIGTTVTSWILSLSGIESSSFFIQLLKPTSFSPVLAIVGVTFLMFSKRDMLKDVAAILIGFAVLMFGMDTMSAAVKPLADVPEFTGILTAFSNPLLGLVAGLILTAVIQSSSASVGILQALCMTGSVTYGAVIPIIMGQNIGTCVTAMLSGIGASKNARRAALVHLYFNIIGTIIFMILFYTIHVFVPFLFMDDSATAAGVAVVHTIFNMFATIILLPFSKGLEKLAYLTIRDDENEQAGQPLQKEAIQILDSRFLNTPGFALEQCRTAAIDMASYAKEALFLSMGLIKEYDKKAAKRVMELENRVDRYEDELGSYLVKLSSKKLSEKDSYTVSFLLHNIGDFERISDHAVNIKEAAEEMKDKSLSFSNKASEELEVFAEAVKDIVNTSFLVFQEEDMNLVKMIEPLEEVIDYLNAELKKRHIKRLRKGKCTIEMGFILSDIITSYERVSDHCSNIGLSLLEISEDGFEAHRYIDEIREKNDPEFKDNIKRFQKRYELP
- a CDS encoding TrkH family potassium uptake protein, which translates into the protein MNYSMIRYILCRVLEFEALFMSLPCLVGIIYREKSTIFFAPIMAVCFVISLIGRHFKPKNKVFYAKEGFVSVSLSWIILSLVGALPFYLSGEIPSYTDALFETVSGFTTTGATILTDVEALSRSMQFWRCFTHWIGGMGVLVLILAVLPLSGSYNMHLMRAESPGPSVGKLVPRVKTTAMILYGIYIAITVLGTIALLIAGLPLYDALTLTFSAVGTGGFGLLNSSLGSYSFAVRNILTALMFMCGINFQIFYLLLIRKPKEALASEELRYYVGIVIIATLLIMYDTRGFFESISQSFHHSLLQVTSIITTTGFASVNYDAWPEFSKTILIMLSLLGACAGSTSGGFKVSRLIIMFRSIKNEISYVIHPRGIRKVHMDGHVLENSVTKSVQVYAMLYVLIFIGSILLISLNEFDFMTNVTAVAACFNNVGAGFSKVGPSGSFSVLSALSKYVLIFDMLVGRLELLPIIVLLSPRTWKK
- a CDS encoding HD domain-containing protein; the encoded protein is MNIISGQNVIAIIRKTLSILNPNIMKHSEIVGYIFYKMLEYEQEYSEQEMLEYTWIAILHDIGLYRVDGLDNVADFEVNNTESHSIYGFLFLKYLSPLAEKAEIVLYHHLDYERYGLVKNKYERITECLAFADKMDTFMRRDKIQMEADYFTRYVDIKFSARARNLFLEAEKKFGITAKLVSGEYREELNELFSHIEMSEMDKKSFLGMLVYTIDFRSEYTVIHTMATVNFAQQLGVLMNLGAAELRQLYYGALLHDLGKIAIPINILESPGKLSAEEMRIMKAHVRITEMILSGLVAPEVIDIAARHHEKLDGSGYHNGLSDKDLTLPQKIVAVADMLSALYGQRSYKKSFESNIIKTILSEEAADYKISKPVVDCLLENYDNIIRGFEDEQEGHTIGLYLTIKEQYEEIWKKFEGIMR
- the phoU gene encoding phosphate signaling complex protein PhoU; protein product: MSPRTIFEHELKKLKDDVAAMGLRVEETYEELFLALENRNKEEIVEILESDRIVNEMQRNIESRCLSLIAKQQPVARDLRMITASLKVVTDIERVGDHVSDMAELMLRLDLSPLSSYSNHLEPMMRAAKEMLRSAVNVFVERNEEAAKSVIESDDVVDELFNKVKQDLIEYLKKETKNADECIDVLMMAKYLEKIGDHAVNIAEWELFQETGEIGDIRLL
- the trkA gene encoding Trk system potassium transporter TrkA, yielding MQIIVVGCGNVGTTLAEQLSREGHDITVIDVKSEAVSNVYNNFDIMGMVGNGASHSIQKEAGIEEADLLIAVTGSDELNLLCCLIAKKAGDCHTIARVRNPVYSREIGFIKEELGLSMVINPEDAAAMEMVRVLKFPSAIKIDTFSKGKVEMVKYKIEDGSDLCNHSLKSISEKMKCNVLICVVERGDEVFIPDGNFILRAKDEISVVGSTKNTMLFFKKLGVPTTRAKDVFIVGGGETSYYLMSQLIAMGIDVKIVEKDKQRCAMLSELFPQAMIIWGDGTDRDLLLEEGMPQAGAFVALTNFDEENIMLSLFARSVSKAKLITRVHRIKYDEIIEELNLGTVIYPKYITSEMIIQYVRGMQNSIGSNVETLYRLDNNQVEVLEFKVREISPVVGTTLHDLKLKPNILLCCINHMGNIITPSGQTRIMVGDTVILATTITGLQDIKDILAMH